A stretch of the Hyperolius riggenbachi isolate aHypRig1 chromosome 11, aHypRig1.pri, whole genome shotgun sequence genome encodes the following:
- the SDHAF2 gene encoding succinate dehydrogenase assembly factor 2, mitochondrial, which translates to MLSLIRCRSSFLSAFVVRQGPKFLSDTSGYEAEIQLPVWKERSGETPEIKRARLVYESRKRGMLENCILLSLFAKKYLATMTNSQLSQYDQLINEPSNDWDIYYWATGAQEPPEKFNNEIMHLLQEFAKNREMEQRLRQPDLEYLFKEAQ; encoded by the exons ATGTTGTCGCTGATCAGATGCAGG AGCTCTTTTCTCTCGGCCTTCGTTGTACGACAAGGGCCGAAGTTCTTGAGTGATACATCAGGATATGAAGCAGAAATCCAACTACCTGTATGGAAGGAGCGCAGTGGTGAAACCCCAGAAATTAAAAGGGCAAGACTTGTATATGAGAGCCGAAAGAGAGGCATGCTGGAAAACTGTATCCTGCTTAG TCTTTTTGCCAAAAAATATCTGGCCACCATGACCAACTCTCAACTGTCACAGTATGATCAGTTAATTAATGAGCCGAGTAATGACTGGGATATATACTACTGGGCCACAG GAGCTCAGGAACCTCCTGAGAAGTTCAACAATGAGATCATGCATCTACTTCAGGAATTTGCCAAGAATCGAGAGATGGAACAACGTCTCCGGCAACCAGACCTGGAATATCTCTTCAAAGAGGCTCAGTGA